A window of Pullulanibacillus sp. KACC 23026 genomic DNA:
TGAGGAAACAGATTGTAATTTTGAAAAACCATTCCCGTTTGCTTCCTAAATGAAGTCATTTCCCGTGGGGTAAGTCCATTATGCTCATCAAAGGACACGTTATGATCACCGATCGATATTTCCCCGCCATTCGGTATTTCCAACAAATTAACGCATCTTAATAACGTTGTTTTTCCGGATCCCGACGGTCCAATAATCACCGTTGTTTGTCCTTTTTCAACACGCAAATCAATGCCGCGCAAAACGTGATGATCGCCAAAAGACTTTTGAAGCTGCGATAGTGTAATCAGAATTTGTCACCTCAATTCTTTGCCGTAAATTTACTGAGCCGTTCTTCTAATGTCGACTGGTAATAATTCAAAATGGTACAAAGGATTAAGTAAATAAACGCGACTTCAATATAGAGCCAAAGCGGTTCATAAGTCACTGCCGCAATTTGCTGCCCCTTTTGAAAAAGCTCTGTAACGGTAATAGTGGCTGCAAGTGAGGTATCTTTAACAAGACTTACAAAGGAATTACCCAGGGGAGGGACAGAGACTCTTGAGGCCTGCGGTATGATGATCCGCCTCATCGCTTGCCATTTGGTCATTCCAATCGAAAAAGCCGCTTCCCATTGGCCTTTATTGATGGATTGAATAGCCGCTCGTATGATCTCAGAATTATAAGCCCCCATATTTAATGTAAAGCCAATTATGGCGGACGTAAAAGGATTAAGGGTGATCCCGACACTTGGTAAACCGTAAAATAAAATAAACAGTTGGACAAGAAGCGGTGTCCCTCGGATGATCCACACATAAAAAGAGGCAAGGCCCTTTAATAGTTTTATTTCAGAAATACGAGCCATTGCGGTAAAGAAGCCTAATATAAGACCAAGTAAAAAAGTAATAAGGGTAAGCGGGACCGTAAATTCCAATCCCGCTTTTAATATAGGCCAAAATGACGTGATTAAAATGTGAATAACATGTGCTGTATGTTCAGACATAGCCCGGCATCCTTATTTTGAGACGTCTTGACCGAAATACTTTTTGGAGATCTTCAAGTAGGTTCCATCTTTTTTCATATCAGCAAGGGCCTTATTGACTTTCTGAACAAGCGCTGTTGAACCCTTCCGAAATAGAAACGCACTTTTGGCTGCATTTGACTGTTCCGCCACCATCTTAATCGGTGCATTTGGATTCTGTTTTTTCATATCTAGATAAGAGAGACTATCGTTGACCGTTGCATCCACACGCCCCGATGTTATCAGATCAACAGCCTGATTAAATCCATCCACTTGAGTATTGACTGCTCCATAGCTCTTAGCAATGTTATAGTAATTACTTGTTAAGGATTGGGCGACCTTTTTTCCTTTTAAGTCTTTAAAGGTTTTAATCGTGTTATTATCTTGTTTGACAATAAGCGCTGCCTTTGACGCAATATAAGGACGGGAAAACAAATATTTTTTTTGTCTATCTGGCGTAATTCCTACTTCATTGGCGACCATATCGTAACGCTTATCATCTAAGCCCGCCAACATCCCATCCCATTTGGTTTCAATAAATTTCGCTTTTACTCCGAGACGTTTCGCCACTTCTTGAGCGATTTCGACGTCAAAACCGGTTAACTTATCACTTGAGTCATGATAGGTAAAAGGCGGATAAGTTCCCTCTGTCCCGATCGTTATAACTCCTTTTGATTGAATCGATTGATAAAGGTTCGTTGTATTTGCCTTATTTTTGCCAGACCCGCATGCTGTGAGAGAGAAAAAAACCATTAATGTCACAAGAAAGATCAGACTTTTCTTCATGTTCTAGTTACCCTCCTGCTTCTA
This region includes:
- a CDS encoding amino acid ABC transporter permease, which produces MSEHTAHVIHILITSFWPILKAGLEFTVPLTLITFLLGLILGFFTAMARISEIKLLKGLASFYVWIIRGTPLLVQLFILFYGLPSVGITLNPFTSAIIGFTLNMGAYNSEIIRAAIQSINKGQWEAAFSIGMTKWQAMRRIIIPQASRVSVPPLGNSFVSLVKDTSLAATITVTELFQKGQQIAAVTYEPLWLYIEVAFIYLILCTILNYYQSTLEERLSKFTAKN
- a CDS encoding amino acid ABC transporter substrate-binding protein encodes the protein MKKSLIFLVTLMVFFSLTACGSGKNKANTTNLYQSIQSKGVITIGTEGTYPPFTYHDSSDKLTGFDVEIAQEVAKRLGVKAKFIETKWDGMLAGLDDKRYDMVANEVGITPDRQKKYLFSRPYIASKAALIVKQDNNTIKTFKDLKGKKVAQSLTSNYYNIAKSYGAVNTQVDGFNQAVDLITSGRVDATVNDSLSYLDMKKQNPNAPIKMVAEQSNAAKSAFLFRKGSTALVQKVNKALADMKKDGTYLKISKKYFGQDVSK